A genomic stretch from Chryseobacterium sp. SNU WT5 includes:
- a CDS encoding BadF/BadG/BcrA/BcrD ATPase family protein produces the protein MIAIIDGGSTKCDWVILDNSGNPHLKTTTLGFNPNIINTDFIKQEIDKNEELYFLKSHIEKLFFYGSGCGTAANAKKIEHEFVQTFPQAEIYIKEDMTAAAYAAYNGKPGMVCILGTGSNSCFFDGEKIRIDLPSLGFLIGDEGSGSALGKHLLRRFFMKKLPVDLEREFISKYNLTIEEAIKNMYHNPRANAYLGEYNRFISERKNHPYFQNMVFDEMKNFLDYQVLPYPEAHEVEINFIGYIAYIYEDILRAAAAELNLKIGKVVQKPIESLVDYHKKYILNLI, from the coding sequence ATGATTGCCATAATAGACGGCGGTTCTACAAAATGTGATTGGGTGATCCTTGATAATTCAGGTAATCCACATTTAAAGACCACAACCCTGGGTTTTAATCCCAATATTATCAATACGGATTTTATCAAACAGGAAATTGATAAAAATGAGGAGCTCTACTTTTTAAAAAGTCATATCGAAAAATTATTTTTTTATGGTTCTGGTTGTGGTACAGCAGCGAATGCAAAAAAAATTGAGCATGAGTTTGTACAAACATTTCCACAAGCAGAAATTTATATAAAAGAGGATATGACTGCCGCCGCATATGCTGCGTATAACGGAAAGCCAGGAATGGTCTGCATTTTAGGAACAGGCTCTAATTCTTGCTTTTTCGATGGTGAAAAAATTAGAATTGATTTACCGTCACTAGGTTTTCTTATTGGTGATGAGGGAAGTGGGAGTGCTTTAGGGAAGCATTTGCTCAGACGTTTTTTTATGAAAAAGCTTCCAGTGGATTTGGAGCGGGAATTCATCAGTAAGTATAATCTTACCATAGAAGAAGCGATTAAAAACATGTATCATAATCCACGTGCTAATGCCTACTTAGGCGAGTATAATCGATTTATTTCAGAACGAAAAAATCATCCTTACTTTCAAAATATGGTATTCGATGAAATGAAAAATTTCCTTGACTATCAAGTTTTGCCTTATCCGGAAGCGCATGAAGTTGAAATTAACTTCATAGGTTACATTGCTTACATTTATGAAGATATATTGCGGGCGGCCGCAGCAGAGCTTAATTTAAAGATAGGAAAAGTAGTACAAAAACCTATTGAAAGCTTAGTGGATTACCACAAAAAATATATACTGAATCTTATTTAA
- a CDS encoding NADP-dependent malic enzyme, with the protein MASKNKRDEKNFNQAALDYHRSDPKGKIEVIPSKPHSSQRDLSLAYSPGVAIPCLAIEKDPKLAYEYTGKGNLVAVISNGTAVLGLGDIGAEASKPVMEGKGLLFKIFADINVFDIEIDEKDPDKFIEIVKGIAPTFGGINLEDIKAPEAFYIEKRLKEELNIPLMHDDQHGTAIISAAALLNALEIAGKKIDTIKMVVNGAGAAAIACTNLYVELGLKKENILMCDSKGVINHHRDNLTPEKLDFVVETELETLADALKGADVFIGLSKGNVMTPEMLLSMSANPIVFGLANPDPEIEYDLAMETRKDTIMATGRSDYPNQVNNVLGFPYIFRGALDVQATGINEEMKLAAVRAIAALAKEPVPEAVILAYNLKNLNFSREYFIPKPFDNRLITKVSIAVAKAAMESGIAGKPIENFEDYENGLLDRMGRDEKLIRMMQNRARSNPKRVTLGNAEEYNVLKAAQILYEEGIAHPILLGEKKYVQEQMKKFGIELNVPIVDPSGDEQEEKRIQYRETLWKLRQRKGMNEYKAKRYVRQRDYFGPLMLQHGDTDALIVGFSKNYSSTLKPILKIIEKEKGVDKISSMMMIMTEKKPLFFADTSINQNPTSEDLVNIARMSELTVKTFAIEPRIAMLSFENFAGISETSKKVAKAVSILHEKYPKMIVDGEIQPDFALNSDHLSDYPFSKLGTTPANVFVFPNLESANISYKIIRGLKVAQVVGPILMGLKKPVHVLQMRASVDEIVNLATIAVLDAQRRENG; encoded by the coding sequence ATGGCCAGTAAAAATAAAAGAGACGAAAAAAACTTTAATCAGGCGGCGCTTGATTATCATAGAAGTGATCCTAAAGGTAAAATTGAAGTAATTCCTTCAAAACCTCACTCGTCACAAAGAGATTTATCATTAGCCTACTCGCCTGGTGTTGCAATACCATGTTTAGCTATTGAAAAAGATCCTAAACTAGCCTACGAATATACGGGGAAAGGTAATTTAGTAGCAGTAATTTCAAACGGAACCGCAGTTTTAGGGTTGGGAGATATTGGAGCAGAAGCATCAAAACCTGTAATGGAAGGCAAAGGACTTTTATTTAAGATTTTTGCTGATATCAATGTTTTTGATATTGAAATTGATGAAAAGGACCCCGATAAATTTATAGAAATTGTTAAAGGAATTGCGCCAACATTTGGTGGGATTAATTTAGAGGATATCAAAGCTCCAGAGGCTTTTTATATTGAAAAAAGACTGAAGGAAGAACTCAATATCCCTTTAATGCATGACGACCAACATGGTACTGCGATTATTTCTGCAGCAGCATTATTAAATGCGCTGGAAATCGCAGGTAAGAAGATTGATACCATTAAAATGGTCGTAAATGGTGCTGGAGCAGCAGCCATTGCATGTACCAATTTATATGTTGAGCTAGGTCTTAAAAAAGAAAATATTTTGATGTGTGATTCCAAAGGAGTCATCAATCATCACCGTGACAATTTAACTCCCGAGAAATTGGATTTCGTTGTTGAAACTGAACTTGAAACGTTGGCGGATGCATTGAAAGGGGCAGATGTTTTCATTGGTTTGTCCAAAGGAAATGTGATGACCCCAGAAATGTTGCTATCAATGAGTGCTAATCCTATTGTTTTCGGCTTAGCAAATCCTGATCCAGAAATCGAATATGATTTGGCGATGGAGACCAGAAAAGACACGATCATGGCAACAGGAAGAAGTGATTATCCTAATCAGGTAAATAATGTATTAGGGTTCCCTTATATTTTCCGCGGAGCACTTGATGTGCAGGCAACAGGAATTAATGAAGAGATGAAACTTGCGGCTGTGCGTGCAATTGCAGCTCTTGCTAAAGAACCCGTTCCAGAGGCAGTAATTTTGGCCTATAATTTAAAGAATCTTAATTTTTCCAGAGAATACTTTATTCCAAAACCATTTGATAATCGTTTGATTACAAAAGTTTCAATTGCAGTAGCAAAAGCTGCCATGGAAAGTGGGATCGCCGGAAAACCAATTGAGAATTTCGAAGACTATGAAAATGGTTTGCTGGACAGAATGGGTCGTGATGAGAAACTCATCCGTATGATGCAGAACAGAGCTCGATCTAATCCGAAAAGAGTAACCCTGGGTAATGCAGAAGAGTACAATGTGTTAAAAGCAGCACAGATTCTTTATGAAGAAGGTATTGCTCATCCAATCTTATTGGGCGAGAAGAAATATGTTCAGGAACAAATGAAGAAATTCGGTATTGAGCTCAATGTTCCTATTGTAGATCCGTCGGGTGATGAGCAGGAAGAGAAGCGTATACAATATCGCGAGACGCTTTGGAAGCTTCGTCAGAGGAAAGGAATGAACGAGTACAAAGCCAAGAGATATGTGCGCCAGAGAGATTACTTTGGTCCGCTGATGTTGCAGCATGGTGATACCGATGCATTAATTGTAGGGTTCTCAAAAAATTATTCTTCTACACTTAAGCCTATTTTAAAAATTATTGAAAAGGAAAAAGGAGTAGACAAAATCTCATCCATGATGATGATCATGACGGAAAAGAAGCCTTTATTTTTTGCAGATACGTCTATTAATCAAAACCCCACCTCAGAAGATTTGGTGAATATTGCGAGAATGTCTGAACTTACCGTGAAGACTTTTGCTATTGAGCCTAGAATTGCGATGTTATCTTTTGAAAACTTTGCAGGAATATCAGAAACTTCAAAAAAGGTAGCCAAAGCAGTATCTATTTTGCATGAGAAATATCCCAAAATGATTGTTGATGGTGAAATTCAACCAGACTTTGCTTTAAATAGTGATCATCTATCCGATTATCCATTTTCAAAATTAGGGACCACCCCAGCAAATGTTTTTGTTTTTCCAAATCTGGAGAGTGCGAATATTTCGTATAAAATAATCAGAGGTCTAAAAGTAGCGCAAGTAGTTGGTCCTATTTTAATGGGTCTTAAAAAACCAGTTCACGTTTTACAAATGCGCGCAAGCGTAGATGAGATCGTAAATTTAGCGACAATTGCGGTCTTAGATGCGCAAAGAAGAGAGAACGGCTAA
- a CDS encoding Mrp/NBP35 family ATP-binding protein — protein sequence MLTKEKVQAFLKEIEVDDLVHNFQVMGNDVYIDMTAHSPAMHEKKKLEAAMKQAFASEFGEEIVLKLKIASPEPSEVQQNQIKGKQIKGIQNIIAIASGKGGVGKSTVAANIAVTLANMGFKVGVLDADIYGPSIPTMFDTEGAKPISVEVDGKSLMKPVENYGVKMLSIGYFSGANQAVVWRGPMASKALNQMIRDADWGELDFLLVDLPPGTGDIHLSIIQEVPVTGAIIVSTPQHVALADVRKGIAMFQMESINIPVLGLVENMSYFTPEELPDNKYYIFGNQGAQYLAEDLGIPVLGEIPLIQSIRESGDVGRPASLQEGSKIAEIYKKTTQNMIESLVERNKSLPPTEAVKITTMAGCSPKSK from the coding sequence ATGTTGACGAAAGAAAAAGTTCAGGCATTTCTGAAAGAAATAGAAGTAGATGATTTAGTGCACAACTTCCAGGTAATGGGAAATGATGTATATATTGATATGACTGCGCATTCACCAGCCATGCATGAAAAGAAAAAGCTAGAAGCAGCGATGAAACAGGCTTTTGCTTCCGAGTTTGGGGAAGAAATAGTGCTGAAGTTGAAAATTGCTTCTCCAGAGCCTTCTGAAGTTCAGCAAAATCAAATCAAAGGAAAACAAATCAAAGGAATTCAAAATATTATTGCGATTGCTTCTGGTAAAGGAGGCGTAGGGAAATCTACAGTTGCTGCAAATATCGCAGTTACCCTCGCAAATATGGGGTTCAAAGTAGGAGTTTTAGATGCTGATATTTATGGACCTTCTATTCCAACAATGTTCGATACGGAAGGGGCAAAACCAATCTCAGTAGAAGTAGACGGTAAAAGTTTGATGAAACCTGTTGAAAATTACGGAGTCAAAATGTTGTCGATAGGCTATTTTTCGGGTGCTAACCAAGCGGTAGTATGGCGTGGTCCAATGGCTTCAAAAGCCTTAAATCAAATGATTAGAGATGCAGATTGGGGCGAGTTGGATTTTCTTTTGGTAGATTTGCCTCCAGGAACAGGAGATATCCACTTATCAATCATACAAGAGGTTCCCGTTACAGGAGCGATAATTGTAAGTACGCCGCAGCATGTAGCTTTAGCAGATGTTAGAAAAGGAATTGCAATGTTCCAGATGGAAAGTATCAATATTCCGGTGCTAGGACTGGTAGAGAATATGTCGTACTTTACTCCTGAGGAATTACCGGATAACAAATATTATATTTTTGGAAATCAAGGTGCTCAATATCTGGCTGAAGATTTAGGAATTCCTGTTTTGGGAGAGATTCCTTTAATTCAAAGTATCCGTGAATCAGGTGATGTTGGCAGACCAGCTTCGCTACAGGAAGGTTCTAAAATTGCCGAGATTTATAAGAAGACAACGCAGAATATGATTGAAAGTTTGGTAGAAAGAAATAAAAGTCTTCCCCCGACTGAAGCAGTGAAGATTACCACCATGGCTGGATGTTCGCCAAAGAGTAAATAA
- a CDS encoding NifU family protein, with protein sequence MTNKDLKHEETVTKVLNALESIRPFLNKDGGDIELIDVQEHKVLVKLIGNCNGCPMSFSTMKLGVENTVKQFAPEILEVVAVE encoded by the coding sequence ATGACAAATAAAGATTTGAAACACGAAGAAACAGTGACCAAGGTTTTAAATGCTTTGGAAAGTATTCGTCCGTTTTTAAATAAAGATGGAGGAGATATTGAACTCATTGATGTGCAGGAGCATAAAGTGTTAGTGAAATTAATTGGAAACTGTAATGGTTGCCCTATGAGTTTTTCTACCATGAAATTAGGGGTCGAAAATACAGTAAAACAATTTGCCCCGGAAATTTTAGAAGTGGTGGCAGTGGAATAA
- the ruvA gene encoding Holliday junction branch migration protein RuvA: MIYSLKGIVQQLHPTSVVIDVQGVGYLVGISLQTSEKLTLGKETFLNIQQIIREDANLLFGFNTILEKELFNLLISVNGVGPVSALIMLSSLSLNEIATAILSNNSGLLQKVKGIGVKTAERIIVDLRDKVQKFNVSDENISTYTNNKVKEESLSALEVLGIPKKTSEKIADRILKQNPNLTVEDLIKQILKNI; encoded by the coding sequence ATGATTTATTCACTTAAAGGAATTGTGCAACAATTACATCCAACCTCCGTCGTGATAGACGTACAGGGAGTTGGATATTTGGTTGGCATCAGTTTACAAACTTCTGAAAAATTGACTTTGGGAAAGGAGACTTTTCTAAATATCCAGCAGATTATTCGGGAAGATGCCAATCTGTTGTTTGGCTTTAACACAATTTTAGAAAAAGAATTGTTTAATTTGTTAATTAGCGTTAATGGAGTTGGACCTGTTTCTGCTTTGATTATGCTTTCTTCCTTAAGTTTAAATGAGATTGCTACCGCCATACTTTCTAATAACAGTGGGCTGTTGCAGAAGGTGAAAGGAATTGGAGTGAAAACCGCGGAAAGAATCATTGTTGATTTACGGGATAAAGTGCAGAAATTCAATGTTTCTGATGAAAATATTTCTACTTACACGAATAATAAAGTTAAAGAAGAATCGTTATCTGCTTTAGAGGTTTTGGGAATTCCGAAGAAAACGAGCGAGAAGATCGCAGACCGTATTCTGAAGCAAAATCCCAATCTTACAGTGGAAGATTTGATAAAGCAAATCTTAAAAAACATTTAA
- a CDS encoding TonB-dependent receptor plug domain-containing protein gives MKKIVLALILCVCTLTYAQNTQKDSDTLSVQGIDEITVTGSRNKKRTAIDTPVPVDMIDVKQISQATGQVDVNQLLQFAAPSFNSNKQSGSDGSDAVDPATLRGLGPDQTLVLLNGKRYHQSSLVNLFGTKGRGNSGTDMNTIPLDAIKRIEVLRDGASAQYGSDAIAGVINVILNDRKQGFEAKAFYGVNLFRSPDGGNDVVSDKKLDGQTFDFSGNYGTKIGGKGGFINITGEVLSKGYAFRNANPTLYTAPRQRFGDAKSNNYYLFYNAEVPLTEKTDFYSFGGYSYRNTDAYAWTREADADGNIPSIYPNGFNPIENTMIKDFNFNNGLKFKAANWDVDLYNAFGSNQFLYDIKNTVNATLGANSKTNFNAGGHSLLQNTTGFNASKGFEVLEGLNIAFGSEFRYEQFKIIKGEEQSYASYDINGNIVTALTPIGLLVTNPISGDVRPGGSQGFPGYSLAVNQNRNNFAAYLDTELDITKSWMVSAAGRFENYSDFGSTINGKLATRIKITDQLALRGSFSSGFRAPSLVQKFYGLNFTNFQGGNLVTIQLASNDSDLAKAAQIPQLKQEKSLNGSAGITFNSSKFTATLDGYYVRVKDRIVLTGNFDQSDSQIGQDLIDAKVDQAQFFANAIDTKTLGLDVILTYTENIGSGKLTSSFAANFNDMEITSVNTPANLTGKEEIFLSPRERAFILASAPKNKFNLSLNYKINNFNINLQEVRFDKVALIGYNGPDDYQFYDARLTTDLSFGYDFTKKLNFTIGSKNLFNRYPTMQKIAVSDGNTESGGIFDPVQMGFLGRQIFTRLNYTF, from the coding sequence ATGAAAAAAATCGTTTTAGCACTAATTCTTTGTGTGTGTACCTTAACTTACGCTCAGAATACCCAAAAAGATTCGGACACTCTTTCTGTACAAGGTATAGATGAGATCACGGTTACGGGCAGCCGAAATAAAAAAAGAACAGCAATTGACACGCCGGTTCCTGTCGATATGATTGATGTTAAACAAATCAGTCAAGCCACTGGACAGGTAGATGTGAATCAACTATTACAGTTTGCAGCTCCATCTTTTAATTCAAATAAACAATCGGGCTCTGATGGTTCTGACGCAGTTGATCCAGCCACTTTACGTGGATTAGGGCCAGACCAGACTTTGGTTTTATTAAACGGAAAAAGATATCATCAATCCTCACTGGTCAATTTATTTGGTACCAAAGGGCGCGGAAACTCGGGCACCGATATGAATACAATTCCTTTGGACGCAATTAAACGGATAGAAGTCTTACGGGACGGAGCCTCTGCTCAATATGGCTCGGATGCGATTGCTGGTGTTATCAATGTGATATTAAATGACCGGAAACAAGGTTTTGAAGCCAAAGCATTCTACGGAGTGAATTTATTTAGAAGTCCTGATGGTGGTAATGACGTAGTATCTGATAAAAAATTGGATGGGCAGACATTTGATTTCAGTGGTAATTACGGGACTAAGATTGGTGGCAAAGGTGGCTTTATTAATATTACAGGTGAAGTTCTTTCTAAAGGTTATGCATTTCGAAATGCTAATCCCACACTTTATACCGCTCCAAGACAGCGGTTCGGTGATGCAAAATCCAACAATTATTACCTTTTTTATAATGCAGAAGTTCCTTTAACGGAGAAAACTGACTTCTACTCTTTTGGAGGATATTCTTACCGAAACACAGATGCTTACGCATGGACAAGAGAGGCAGATGCAGATGGAAATATTCCTTCGATTTATCCTAACGGTTTTAATCCTATTGAAAATACAATGATAAAAGATTTCAATTTTAATAACGGCTTAAAATTCAAAGCTGCAAATTGGGATGTAGATCTTTACAATGCATTCGGAAGTAATCAATTCCTGTATGACATCAAAAATACTGTAAATGCTACTTTGGGAGCGAATTCCAAAACAAATTTTAATGCTGGTGGACACTCCTTATTGCAAAATACCACAGGCTTTAACGCCTCAAAAGGTTTTGAAGTTCTGGAAGGATTAAATATCGCGTTTGGATCAGAATTTCGATATGAGCAATTTAAAATCATTAAAGGAGAAGAACAATCTTATGCTTCTTACGATATTAATGGCAATATAGTAACTGCTTTAACTCCAATTGGTTTATTGGTTACAAATCCTATCTCAGGAGACGTGAGACCAGGAGGATCACAAGGTTTCCCGGGTTACTCTCTTGCCGTAAATCAAAATAGAAATAATTTTGCAGCTTATCTGGATACAGAACTTGACATTACGAAATCATGGATGGTCAGCGCAGCAGGTAGATTTGAAAATTATAGCGATTTCGGAAGTACAATCAATGGAAAACTGGCAACAAGGATCAAAATAACAGATCAACTTGCGCTTCGTGGATCATTTTCAAGTGGTTTTAGAGCACCTTCTTTGGTTCAGAAATTCTATGGCTTAAATTTCACTAATTTCCAAGGTGGCAATCTTGTAACCATTCAATTGGCGTCTAACGACAGCGATTTGGCAAAGGCAGCACAAATACCACAACTAAAACAGGAAAAATCATTGAACGGCAGTGCCGGGATAACCTTCAATTCCAGTAAATTTACAGCTACCCTTGATGGTTACTACGTTCGGGTAAAAGACCGGATAGTGTTAACAGGAAATTTCGACCAAAGCGATAGTCAGATAGGACAAGATTTAATTGACGCAAAAGTAGATCAGGCTCAATTTTTCGCCAATGCAATTGATACCAAAACCTTGGGATTAGATGTTATTTTAACTTATACAGAAAATATCGGAAGCGGTAAATTGACTTCTAGTTTTGCTGCTAACTTTAATGACATGGAAATTACGTCCGTAAATACCCCGGCAAATCTAACGGGTAAGGAAGAAATTTTCTTAAGTCCCCGGGAAAGAGCTTTTATTTTGGCATCTGCTCCTAAGAATAAATTTAATCTAAGTTTAAATTATAAAATAAATAATTTTAATATCAATCTGCAGGAAGTAAGATTTGATAAAGTTGCTTTAATTGGTTACAATGGACCCGATGATTATCAATTTTATGATGCACGATTAACAACTGATCTTTCCTTCGGATATGATTTTACCAAAAAATTAAACTTTACGATAGGGTCGAAAAATCTGTTTAACCGGTATCCGACGATGCAAAAAATAGCTGTTTCAGATGGAAATACAGAATCTGGTGGTATTTTTGATCCGGTACAAATGGGTTTCTTGGGAAGACAAATCTTTACAAGGTTGAATTATACTTTCTAA